The Argentina anserina chromosome 3, drPotAnse1.1, whole genome shotgun sequence genome includes a region encoding these proteins:
- the LOC126788870 gene encoding cytochrome b-c1 complex subunit 8-like, with product MGKIPVRMKAVVYGLSPFQQKVMPGLWKDLPSKIHHKISENWHSAIFAVGPVVGTYAYVQNYKEKEKLEHRF from the exons atgGGGAAAATACCGGTGAGGATGAAGGCGGTGGTTTACGGGCTCTCGCCATTTCAGCAGAAGGTGATGCCCGGTCTCTGGAAAGATCTGCCGTCCAAGATCCACCACAAGATCTCCGAGAATTGGCACAGCGCTATCTTCGCCGTCGGACCCGTCGTCGGAACCTATGC GTACGTGCAGAActacaaagaaaaagagaagttGGAGCATAGGTTCTGA
- the LOC126788864 gene encoding probable LRR receptor-like serine/threonine-protein kinase At1g56130, with translation MSLVVLFWYAAAACSIFTSGFGVQAQPATYPSEVIALNAIVQKWNLTVNTKQWNTTGDPCSGVAIDEDDETGYFYDANDYNPFIKCNCSFDSNTTCHITQLKASILDIVAPIPDELYSLTFLQYLNLEKNYLTGPISPSVGNLSRITYLNLGHNDLSGEIPKDIVKLTNLTFLALGTLNLSGSLPPEIGYLTTIQKIFIDNSGLSGEIPPTFANLTNMIQFWATDTNLTGRIPDFIGNWTKLTTLRFQGNSFEGSIPSSLSRLTLLTELRITDVTISNDNSSLGFIKDMLSLDVLMLRNNNISDSIPSNIGDYRKLVHLDLSFNNLHGQIPATLFDMNVLAILFLGNNKLNGSLPESKSSALLVVDVSYNNLVGQSFPSWVNEQNLQLNLVANNFTIGSSDSSDLPSGLNCLQRGFPCHRDSPVYYNFMINCGGDQTKISNGTVYEKDNEPLGPATYYVTDTNRWGVSNVGLKTQFKAASYLTGTDTPMYTISTSSPIKNTSDPTIFQSARISASSLRYYGLGLENGNYTVKLEFAEQAILDTSRKSLGRRVFDIYIQDVRVVKDFDLRKETNRTSLVAIEKVYKAQVVSENYLEIHFFWAGKGTCCIPEEGTYGPLISAISATPEFKPTVSNKLPSVKKNRTGMIVGIVVGGGVLFLVVVLFYIVQRRKRLNADDNYDEELLGIDLGPLTFSYSELKAATNDFSPDNKLGEGGFGPVFKGTLSDGRVIAVKQLSASSHQGKNQFVTEIATISSVRHNNLVNLYGFCAEGSKRLLVYEYLENRSLDQALFGKRTLHLDWPTRFDICLGVARGLTYLHEESRHRIVHRDVKASNILLDSNLVAKISDFGLAKHYDDKMTHMSTRVAGTIGYLAPEYAMRGHLTEKTDVFAYGVVILEIVSGRSNSDPSLKGDMVYLLELAWNLHENKRELDLVDSRLSEFNEVEARRIINIGLLCTQSSPNLRPAMSRVSGMLTGDIEVTPATSKPSYLTDWKFDDVTTITSQTKFGDGSTGTSLATDGSARGTDFSFLNSSAGTSVMGDAGQLPSNATLPIFSTNGDDGR, from the exons ATGTCATTGGTGGTCTTGTTTTGGTATGCTGCAGCAGCCTGCAGCATATTCACATCTGGGTTTGGTGTACAAGCTCAACCCGCCACATATCCTTCTGAAG TGATAGCACTGAATGCAATCGTTCAGAAGTGGAATCTTACAGTCAATACGAAGCAATGGAACACGACTGGTGACCCATGCAGTGGAGTTGCGatagatgaagatgatgaaaccGGATATTTCTATGATGCAAATGATTACAATCCATTCATCAAATGCAATTGTTCTTTTGATTCGAACACAACTTGCCACATTACCCAACT GAAAGCATCTATTTTGGACATTGTCGCTCCAATTCCAGATGAGCTCTATTCTTTGACTTTCCTTCAATATCT CAATTTGGAAAAGAATTACTTAACAGGACCTATCTCTCCATCAGTTGGAAATCTAAGCAGAATCACATACTT GAACTTGGGGCACAACGACTTATCAGGTGAAATTCCAAAGGATATTGTCAAACTCACCAATTTGACATTCTT GGCTCTTGGGACACTCAACCTTTCAGGTTCTCTGCCACCTGAGATAGGGTATTTAACTACAATACAAAAGAT tttcattgataattctgGACTTAGTGGTGAGATTCCACCAACATTCGCTAATCTAACGAACATGATACAATT TTGGGCAACAGATACAAACCTCACTGGCAGGATCCCAGACTTCATAGGAAATTGGACAAAGCTTACTACCTT GAGGTTTCAGGGAAACTCTTTTGAAGGTTCCATACCATCTTCACTGTCCAGATTGACACTTTTGACGGAGCT ACGAATTACTGATGTAACAATTTCCAATGACAACTCTTCTCTTGGCTTTATCAAGGATATGCTGTCTCTAGACGTCTT AATGCTGAGGAATAACAATATTTCTGATTCAATTCCTTCCAATATTGGGGATTACCGAAAATTGGTTCACCT GGATTTGAGCTTCAACAATTTGCATGGACAGATACCAGCCACACTCTTTGATATGAATGTTCTTGCCATACT GTTTCTTGGAAACAATAAGTTGAATGGCAGCCTTCCTGAATCTAAAAGCTCGGCGCTTCTTGTTGT TGATGTGTCTTACAATAATCTAGTAGGCCAGAGCTTCCCGAGTTGGGTCAACGAACAAAACTTACAGCT CAACTTGGTGGCCAACAACTTCACCATAGGCAGTTCAGATAGCAG TGATCTACCTTCAGGGTTAAATTGCCTTCAACGGGGCTTTCCTTGCCATCGCGATAGTCCAGTTT ATTATAACTTCATGATTAACTGCGGTGGTGATCAGACTAAGATATCCAATGGGACTGTGTATGAGAAGGACAATGAGCCCCTTGGTCCAGCTACGTATTATGTGACTGACACAAACAGATGGGGAGTTAGCAATGTTGGTCTTAAAACACAGTTTAAGG CTGCATCATATTTGACTGGGACAGACACTCCGATGTATACAATATCCACTTCATCTCCAATAAAAAATACTTCAGACCCTACGATATTTCAGAGTGCAAGAATCTCTGCCTCATCACTCAGATACTATGGCTTGGGTCTTGAGAATGGAAACTACACTGTGAAGCTTGAATTTGCAGAACAAGCTATTCTAGATACTTCTAGAAAAAGTCTCGGAAGACGTgtgtttgatatatatatccag GATGTCCGTGTTGTTAAAGATTTTGATTTGAGAAAGGAGACAAATAGGACATCTTTGGTAGCTATTGAAAAGGTATACAAGGCTCAGGTGGTTTCAGAGAATTACCTTGAAATTCATTTCTTCTGGGCTGGAAAGGGGACTTGCTGCATACCGGAGGAGGGTACTTATGGTCCTCTTATATCAGCTATCAGTGCTACACCTG AATTCAAACCTACTGTCAGCAACAAGCTGCCGAGTGTGAAGAAGAATAGGACTGGGATGATTGTAGGAATTGTTGTTGGTGGTGGAGTTTTATTTTTGGTGGTGGTTCTTTTCTATATTgttcaaagaagaaaaaggctCAACGCCGATGATAACTATGATGAAG AGCTATTGGGAATAGATCTTGGACCTCTCACTTTCAGTTATTCTGAACTGAAGGCAGCTACTAATGACTTTAGTCCAGATAATAAACTTGGAGAGGGAGGATTTGGGCCTGTATTTAAA GGTACTCTAAGTGATGGAAGAGTAATTGCCGTAAAACAATTGTCTGCATCATCCCACCAAGGAAAAAACCAGTTTGTAACAGAGATTGCCACTATATCTTCTGTGCGACACAATAACCTAGTAAATCTGTATGGATTCTGCGCCGAGGGATCTAAACGGCTCCTTGTCTATGAGTATCTGGAGAACAGGAGTCTTGATCAAGCATTATTTG GAAAAAGAACCTTGCATCTAGATTGGCCAACACGCTTTGATATATGTTTGGGCGTAGCTAGAGGTCTAACATATCTTCATGAGGAATCAAGGCATCGAATTGTACATAGAGATGTGAAAGCAAGTAACATTCTGCTCGACTCTAATCTTGTTGCCAAAATATCAGATTTTGGTTTGGCCAAGCATTATGATGATAAAATGACACACATGAGTACACGGGTTGCCGGAACAAT TGGATATCTTGCACCGGAATATGCTATGCGTGGACACTTGACAGAGAAGACCGATGTGTTTGCCTATGGTGTTGTCATTCTAGAAATTGTCAGTGGTAGGTCAAATTCTGATCCAAGTTTGAAAGGCGATATGGTTTATCTTCTTGAATTG GCTTGGAACTTGCATGAAAACAAAAGGGAACTTGATCTAGTAGATTCTAGATTATCTGAATTCAATGAGGTAGAAGCAAGACGAATCATCAACATAGGACTTTTGTGCACTCAGTCATCACCAAATTTACGACCAGCTATGTCTCGCGTGAGTGGAATGCTTACAGGGGATATTGAAGTAACTCCTGCTACTTCGAAGCCCAGTTACTTGACAGACTGGAAATTTGATGATGTAACTACTATCACCAGCCAAAcgaaatttggtgatggaaGTACCGGCACCAGTCTAGCAACTGATGGGTCAGCTAGAGGAACTGACTTCAGCTTTCTCAACTCATCGGCAGGTACGAGTGTGATGGGGGATGCAGGACAGTTACCTTCGAATGCCACTCTTCCAATATTTAGTACAAATGGTGATGATGGTAGGTAA
- the LOC126788866 gene encoding putative pentatricopeptide repeat-containing protein At1g12700, mitochondrial, with translation MLKKIGTTAASSCYSHCSTARGMPFLQSTPFVLIAVNNYLALFHSHTPSNPTKSPYIQYPKSVRDPGTPSMPKVSKLSETQQRNRTSVSNVEDARKVFDEMLHSRPLPSVITFNQFLIQLVKLKHYSAVLFLSRQMLLRGIVPDDYTLGILINCYCNSNQMGFASSVLGKFFKLGLQPNVVTFTILINGFVLDNQVFEAARVLTKMPEQGNCQPNVFTFNTLIKGLCKIRNNGVAIQLLRHMEQWGCMPDLVSYSTIIDGLCKATLIDEALKLFSEILRRGLDPNVVTYNSLIQGVCNIGRWKQATRLLNYMVSQGISPNLCTFNVLVDTFSKEGKVGEAKTVLDVMNQRGIQPDAITYNSLMNGYCLRGEMDQARQVFDLMISKGSMVNVRSCSILIKGYCQSKEVDQAYKIFQEMTCWELVPNTVTFNTLIDGFYKAGRIRDAEKVFSEMRVHGQFPDVQTYCIILNGLCNNQQLLTALELVREMEANKLELNIVGYSTIIEGLCKAGKMDSAMHVFSSLPSKHIQPNVWTYNIMILGFCKGGLLVEAEKLFSEMEEKGCFPDCCTYNTILWGFINNNEISKATVLMKEMHKKGFSGYASTMKIAAFLSKATGDPELLAWLKDSD, from the coding sequence ATGTTGAAGAAGATCGGAACAACTGCTGCTTCTTCTTGCTATTCTCATTGCAGCACCGCACGAGGTATGCCATTTCTTCAATCCACTCCTTTTGTGCTCATCGCCGTCAACAATTACTTGGCTTTGTTTCATTCTCACACACCCTCAAATCCAACCAAATCTCCATATATCCAATACCCAAAGTCTGTGAGAGACCCCGGCACGCCCTCAATGCCCAAAGTCAGTAAATTGAGTGAGACCCAGCAACGGAATCGAACCAGCGTGAGTAATGTTGAGGATGCCCGGAAGGTGTTCGACGAAATGCTCCACTCGCGTCCACTCCCCTCTGTTATTACTTTCAATCAATTCTTGATTCAGCTTGTCAAACTCAAACACTATTCTGCCGTCCTCTTTCTCTCTAGACAAATGCTTCTTCGTGGTATTGTTCCCGATGATTATACCTTAGGCATTCTAATCAATTGCTACTGCAACTCGAACCAAATGGGGTTCGCCTCATCTGTCTTGGGAAAGTTCTTCAAATTGGGTCTGCAACCAAATGTTGTTACTTTCACCATTTTGATCAACGGCTTTGTTCTCGACAATCAAGTGTTTGAGGCGGCTCGAGTTCTCACCAAAATGCCGGAGCAAGGCAACTGTCAGCCCAATGTCTTCACTTTCAACACCCTCATAAAGGGCCTTTGCAAGATACGGAACAACGGTGTAGCTATTCAGTTGCTCAGACACATGGAACAATGGGGTTGTATGCCGGACTTAGTTTCCTATAGCACCATCATCGATGGTCTCTGTAAGGCTACACTCATTGATGAAGCATTGAAACTCTTCTCAGAAATCTTGAGAAGAGGTCTTGATCCAAACGTTGTTACTTACAACTCTTTAATTCAAGGAGTTTGCAACATAGGCCGCTGGAAACAAGCTACAAGATTGCTGAATTACATGGTAAGTCAGGGTATCTCTCCAAATCTCTGCACTTTCAATGTCTTGGTTGATACATTCTCCAAGGAAGGGAAGGTTGGGGAAGCCAAAACTGTGCTTGACGTGATGAATCAAAGAGGAATTCAACCTGACGCGATTACATACAACTCGCTTATGAACGGTTACTGTCTGCGAGGAGAAATGGATCAGGCGAGACAAGTTTTCGACCTAATGATTAGCAAGGGCTCTATGGTCAATGTTCGTAGTTGCAGTATATTGATAAAAGGATACTGCCAGAGTAAAGAGGTCGATCAGGCTTACAAAATTTTCCAGGAAATGACATGTTGGGAGCTTGTTCCAAACACTGTCACTTTTAACACTCTTATTGATGGTTTCTACAAAGCAGGGAGAATCCGAGATGCAGAAAAGGTGTTCTCTGAAATGCGAGTTCATGGCCAATTTCCAGATGTTCAAACTTACTGTATAATACTTAATGGCCTGTGTAACAACCAACAACTTTTAACAGCACTAGAATTGGTCAGAGAGATGGAAGCCAACAAGTTGGAACTAAATATCGTAGGCTACAGTACCATCATCGAAGGTCTGTGCAAAGCCGGGAAAATGGATTCTGCAATGCATGTCTTCTCTAGTTTGCCATCAAAGCATATTCAACCTAATGTGTGgacatataatataatgatttTGGGGTTTTGTAAAGGAGGCCTGTTAGTTGAAGCTGAGAAATTGTTTTCCGAAATGGAGGAGAAAGGCTGTTTTCCAGATTGTTGTACCTACAACACAATTCTCTGGGGTTTTATAAATAACAATGAGATCTCAAAGGCTACGGTACTAATGAAAGAAATGCATAAGAAGGGCTTCTCTGGATATGCATCAACTATGAAAATTGCTGCTTTTTTGTCGAAGGCTACAGGAGATCCTGAATTATTAGCATGGCTTAAAGATTCAGACTGA
- the LOC126789501 gene encoding KH domain-containing protein At3g08620-like: MSGSYAQNFSPARALSPHVRTPPDVDSQYLSELLAEHQKLGPFAQVVPICGRLLNQEILRVSGMMPNQGYSDFDRLQRGSPSPIGSDIMPNYRGSNLGGWNGRPHDRLGGPQGMNMEWQVAPSSPSSYIVKRILRLDIPVDSFPNFNFVGRLLGPRGNSLKRVEASTGCRVYIRGKCSIRDIDKEESLRGRPGYEHLNDPLHIIIEAELPANIVDMRLRQAKQIIEELLKPMDESQDHYKREQLRELAMLKSNLREESPQPYGSVSPFTSSGMKRAKTGI; the protein is encoded by the exons ATGTCAGGGTCGTATGCCCAGAATTTCTCGCCGGCGAGAGCGCTGTCGCCGCACGTGAGGACCCCGCCGGATGTGGACAGTCAGTACTTGAGTGAGCTATTGGCCGAGCATCAAAAGCTTGGACCTTTCGCTCAGGTTGTGCCCATTTGTGGCCGACTCTTGAATCAAG AGATATTGCGAGTTTCTGGAATGATGCCCAACCAAGGGTATAGTGACTTTGACAGGCTGCAACGTGGAAGCCCTAGCCCTATTGGTTCAGATATAATGCCGAATTATAGAGGGTCAAACCTGGGTGGATGGAATGGCCGGCCTCATGAT AGATTAGGTGGTCCACAGGGAATGAATATGGAGTGGCAAGTGGCACCATCAAGCCCAAGTTCCTACATCGTGAAGAGGATACTGCGGTTGGATATCCCGGTAGATAGTTTTCCAAAT TTCAACTTCGTGGGTCGGCTTCTGGGTCCCAGAGGCAATTCACTAAAGCGGGTGGAAGCTTCCACAGGTTGCCGTGTGTATATAAGAGGGAAGTGTTCAATAAGAGATATAGACAAG GAGGAGTCTTTGAGGGGTAGACCAGGATATGAGCATTTGAATGATCCACTGCACATTATCATTGAGGCTGAATTACCTGCTAATATTGTTGATATGCGgttgagacaagcaaaacaaatTATAGAAGAACTTCTCAAACCTATG GACGAGTCACAAGACCACTACAAGAGGGAGCAGTTGAGAGAACTTGCAATGCTAAAATCCAATTTGAGAGAAGAAAGTCCTCAACCATATGGGAGTGTCTCCCCTTTCACATCCAGTGGGATGAAGCGTGCCAAAACTGGTATTTGA